The genomic interval CTGGCCCAGCGGCTGGACGCCAAGCTCGTGAAGGAAGCGGTGGAGGAGAACCCGTTCCTCGACAAGTTCTACGGCGACATGCGCAACTACGCGCTACAGACTCAGCTGTTCTTCCTGGTCGCGCGCCACAAGCAACAGCGTGAACTCGCCCAGCCCGACCTCTTTGATGAAAACGTGGTCTGCGATTACCTGTTTGACAAGGACAAGATATTCGCCCACCTGAACCTGAGCGAGCACGAGCTGGCGTTGTACGACAGCATCTACAAGTTCATGGCCGGGGAGATACCAAAGCCCAGTATCGTCGTCTATCTGCAGGCGCGGGTCGAGGTGCTGCTCGCCCGTATCAAACAGCGGGCGCGGGAATTCGAGGCCGCAATTGACCCGCAGTACCTTGAGGAGTTGGCCGATGCCTACAACCACTACTTCATGCACTACGACGCCGCGCCGGTTCTCATCGTCAACACGGAGCGCCTCGACTTCGTGGCCAACCGCGAGGACTTCGAGGATCTGTTCCGGGCGATTGAGGATACGACGACCGGCCGGCGGTTCTACTCGCCGAGGGGCAAGGGTCGATAACGCGGATGACAAGCCAAGTCAGAAGCCAGAAGCTAGAGGCTAGAATGCAGAAGTCCAGAGTCCGGAGTCAAGAGTCCACGGTCCAGGGTCAGGTTCTCTGATGTACACGGCCCCCATCCAACCTGACAAGCTGACCACGGTCCGGATAGTGCGCAAGAAGGCGAAGGCCGAGCGTATCGTCTGCCTGACCGCGTATGACTACCCCAGCGCGCTGATTCTCGACCAGGCCGGGGTCGACCTCATACTGGTCGGTGATTCGGCGGCTAACGTCATTTACGGGATGCCCACGACGCTGACCATCGGTATGGACGAGATGGTGTATCATACCCGCGCGGTAACAGCCGGGGTCAAACGTGCGCTCGTCGTATCAGACATGCCGTTTCTCTCCTATCAAGTCTCGATCGAGGAGGCCGTAGCCAATGCCGGCCGATTGCTCAAGGCCGGGGCCGAAGCGGTCAAGGTCGAGGGCGCAGGCCCGGTCGTGCCGGCCATCAAGCGTCTGGTCGAGCTCGGAATTCCGGTCATGGGCCATCTCGGCCTCACCCCGCAGTCGGTCCACAGGCTTGGCGGCTACCGACTGCAGGCGCGTAAGGCCGTTGACCAGGAGCGGCTGCTGGCCGATGCCCGCGCGCTTGAGGAAGCCGGATGTTTCGCGATTGTGCTGGAAAAGATACCGGCCGAGGTCGCAGGCAGAGTGACCAAAGAACTCAGGATTCCAACCATCGGCATCGGCGCGGGGCCGAATTGCGACGGCCAGGTCCTCGTGCTGCACGACATGCTCGGGATGTTCGATACGCCGCCGCTGAAGTTCGTGAAGCAGTATGCACAACTTGCGGGTGAAATCCGTAAGGCAGTGGCGGCCTACGCCGAGGATATCCGCTCCGGCAAGTTCCCGGGCGAAGAACATACCTTCCACATCGAGAAGTGACGAATGACGATTGTCGAGTGTAGATTGCCCCGGATTCCCTAATCGCAAATCGTCAATTGTAAATCGGAAATGCCGATGAGGGTCGTGAAGTCTGTGGCGGCGATGCAGCGTATCGCCCGGGACCTGAAGCGGCGGGGCCGTATCGGGTTAGTCCCCACCATGGGCTATCTGCACGAAGGTCACCTGCGGCTGGTGCGGGCGGCGCGCCGGCAGTCGGACTTCGTCGTGGTGTCGATATTCGTGAACCCGATGCAATTCGGGCCGAAGGAAGATTACCGCCGCTACCCGCGTGACTTCGGTCGCGACCGCAGACTGCTCCAGTCGGCAGGGGCCGACTTCATCTTCTGTCCGGGTGTTGAGGAGATGTACCCGGACGGTTTCGCCACCTTTGTCGAAGTCGAGCGGCTGGGCGAGGGCCTGTGCGGCAAGTCGCGGCCGGGCCACTTCCGGGGCGTGACGACGGTCGTGACGAAGCTGTTCAATACCGTTCTTCCGGACGTTGCCGTGTTCGGAGCCAAGGATGCGCAGCAGGCGTTCGTCATCCGTCGGATGACCCGGGACCTCGGGTTCCAGACGCGCATCGAAATCCTGCCGACCGCACGCGAAAGCGACGGGCTGGCGATGAGTTCCCGCAACGTCTACCTGACGCCTGTGCAGCGGGCCGAAGCGCCGGCGCTGCACCGGTCGCTGGTGCTGGCCCGACACATGATCGAGCAGGGCGAGCGCGAGGCTGCGAAGGTTAAGGCCGCCATGCGCCGGCTGATAAAGCGTGAGTCAGATGGCCGGATTGACTACGTCGAAATTGTCGATACCGACGAGTTGAGGCAGGTCAGGACCATCGATGGAGAAGTGCTCGTGGCCCTGGCTGTTTTCTTCGACAAGACCCGGCTCATCGACAACGTCATCGTCCGGGGCTGACCCAAGGTTGAGGTCGAGGTTGAGAACCGGAAGCGCGCGTTGCCGGTCTTAACCTAGACCTTAGCCTTAGCCTGTTCCTGCATCCCCCGCACGAAAACCCACCCCACCACCGCCAGCACGCTGAGCACCGCGCCGAACGCCACCAGCACCATCCGGTAGGACGTCAGGTCCCCGAGCGCGCCTACGAGAACGGTGGTCAGGAGGAAAGTAGCGTTGGTAATGAATTCGCGGGTCGAGAATATCCGGCCGCGGATGCTGTCCGGCACCTCCTCCTGCAGCATCGTGTTCTGGACTACTCCGAGCCACGAGAAGGCGACGCCTGCAACGAGTGCAATCACGACCATGAACCAGATGGTGATGAGCCAGGGACTGGCCAGGAACAGCAGACCGAAGAGCAAGACCACGCCGACCACGACCATCGGCTGGTTGATCCTCCGCCGGATGAGGCCGATGCTGGCCCCGCCGCCAACCATGCCGACTGCCAGAACTCCGGCAAAGATACCGACCCCGCCAGTGCCTAGCTTCAGCACCTGCTGCACTATGTAAATCAGCACAGTGTAGGAGACTGAAGAGATGAACATCGTGACCACGAACGAGGCCATCACGAACGCCACCAGTTTGTCCCTGCCGACAACGCGGATGACCTCGCCGAGGTCGTGGTAGAGTTGCCTGAATGCCTGAGCAATGAGTCCCGACGGGCTGCGGAAATGGGGGCTGTACCTCGCGTCCTCGCGCTCGGTGGGACTGTCCCCACTTCCGCCACGGCGAGACGCGCCGGGCGCTGAACGTTGCGCGACGTACACCCCGGCGATTGCCAGCACAAACAGGCCGGAAATAAGGTGAGTCGAGGCATTGATGAACAGGCCGTATTTCCAGCCTGCCCACTTAATGAGGAAACCTCCCGCTACCATCCCGATGATAGTCGCAATGCGGCAGAGGGTCATGTTGACGGAATTGGCCATCAGCAGCTTGCGCGGCGCAACGAGCCGGGGTATCAAAGCCGGGACCGAGGTATTGTTGAACACGTCCAGGCCGAAGAAGACGAACAGGGCGACCCAGAAAGGAGCGAAGCTCTTGAGGGCGATGATGAGAAAGGCTGCCGCCACCCACAGCACTGCCTGAAGGATGTGCACGTACGCCAGAACCTTCCGTTTGTCCCAGCGGTCTACGAGCACGCCAGCGATGGGAGCGATGATAATTGTCGGGAGGACGAACGCGAGCGAACCGGCTGAGTAGGCCATGAGCTTGCCCGGCTCGGAGGCGGCAATCACGGTAATCAACAGCATGTGCGTGAGCCGGTCTCCGAGTTGGGCCACGCTGCAGGACGTGGTCAGCAGGGCGAAGTTACGAATGCGGAGCACCGAGGCAAAACCGCGCGACCCGTTCGACTCGTGGGACTCGCTCAGGGCAGGCATCGGTGCATCGTAGCGGCCAACCGCCTGGAGTCAAGGCGGGTTGCACACGGACCGCCGGGTGTCTGCGCGACCGCCTAAGCGGCCGGCGTATCGCCGTCGAGCCTTGACATCCCGGGCGTCGAATCTATAATCCGTCACGATGACCGAGGTTGGTTCCTCCAGAATAGCTGCACAGCAGCACCACAGGAGTATCGCCCCAAAGACAATCACCGTCCTGCCCTGACCGCGCCCGGATAACCGGGTCCTATTCGTTCAGTCTGGCGGTTCAGGCGAGTCCGCTAAGTCCTGATAGGAGGTATCAGTGACCGCAGCAAGGACCGCAGGAGTCTGTCTGGTTTTGGCCGGCATCGCGCTGGCCGGACCGTCATTCCGCATTGGCACCAAAGTCACCTGGCACGGCGGCGAATCATGGTCGGATTTGTACGATTCCAGTGGAGCGCCAGACGCCCGAGTCGTATACGAACGGTTCTCCGTCGGTCCGGCAATCGAAGCGTCATACGGGCCGGTATTGGGAGTCCTGACCGGCAAGATCGACCTGGCTCAGTTGAGCTTCTCCACATCTGGCAGAGGCGGAATCGGATTCAGCCTGTTCCCGATGGTGGGCCTGGACCTGATGGCCGAGCCGCCGACCCGATGGCGGGTGAAACCCTATGCCTGGGTCGGAGTGCGGACAGCCGGCTACACGCAGTCGTCATCCGTGTACGAGTTTCACCCCGATGCCGTGACTAACTGGCGCGGCGGCCTCGGCGTCAAGTACAGGCTAACCGACAGGATTGACCTCTTCGCCGAGACGCAGTGGTACGAGAACAACACCTGGTGGGATGGCGTCGACTACGGACCCGAAGGGGCGTGGATGGTGGGGTGGTCAACGGTAGAAGGGATCGGACTGGTCAACGCAGGCATCGGCGCCCGCTTCGCGCTCGGGAAGTAGCATTTTCAGATGAGCAGAAAGGGAACGATACAGATGAAACCCGGATACCTGGCCCTGGCCTTGCTCGGACTGATAGCCGTCGGCTGCGACGACTTCACGCCACGGACGGCCACACAATTCCAGACCAGCTCAAATACAGTGGACGTGTTCGCCCGCAATGACACGCTGCTGGTTGCGACAAGCGATAGTGGCCTGCTCGCCTTCGATATCTCGAAGCCGAAAGAACCGCGCCAGTTGTGGCGTGCCAATCTGGGCCGCGACTGCCGATGCCTGATTACCGTCGGCGCAGCCGCGTACGTCGGCACTGATTCCGGCATCGTCATCTACCACATACCCACCGGTGACAGGACTCGGCAATACGCCGGCGGCACGAGCCAGGTCGTAACGGGCCTGGTTGCTGACTCCACTCGGCTGTATGCCGCCACCGCCGATGGCATCACGGCATTTGACCTGGCCTCAAGCGTCGCCGTGAAGTACATCCCGTTGGCCGGTGAGCCGACCGGCGTGGCCCGACATGATACGCGCCTTTTCGTTTCCCTGCGCGACTGGGGCGTGCGCATGCTCAGCATCCTGCCCGGCGATTCGTTCGTCCTCGATACACTGCAGTTGGGGCAGCACAGCGGTGCCGAGGGCGTGATTGTAACGGCCAACGGATTCTGCGTCGCCTTGCAGGGAAACGCGGGCGCCAACTTCGAGTGCACGCCGGCTCCCGACTCGATCGTCTGGGGAGGTGGAGGAAGCGGAGGCAACAATTCCGCCTATGGCGCGGCCGCGACCGACGGTACAGAGGAAGTGTCCGTCTACGTCGCGGACTCGACCAGGGTAGAGTTTACCACCATCACCAACAAACCAGGAGAAAGCTCCATCTCAACCGAGGAGGGTTCCGACTTGAACGGCTTCACCCGACGCATCTGCCTTGGCGGCAACGGCTACGTCTACACGGCATCCGGCGACGCCGGCATCTACATCTTCCGCGAGTAGTTGAGATGAACAGGACAGAGCGAGCTTCAGGACAAGTGTGGGTAGACTTGTAACAGAAGGAATACAATGAGAACAATAGCTCTCGCGAGGGGCGGGCGAAAGCCCGCCCCTTACGCGGCGGAGTATCGGTAGACCTATGGCGTTGGTGCCGAGGCGTCGAAGACCTCGGTGCGGATTCGGGCGAGGACGGCGGTGTCCAGCAGAACGCTGCTGTCTATGAGCAGGCGTGTTTCTTCCGCCATGCCGCTATCGCGTGCTGCAGCTCAACCGATGTGAATTCGTCACGCATGTCACTCAATGCACCCCGCCAGTCGAGCTTCATCTTTCCAGCAGGTCGGGGGACACGCGTATCCCTGACGAATCGCGCAAAGTCCCTGACCTCTGTCTGCAATTCCTCCGGAAGTCCCTTTGTTACTTCGACCACTTCATCAAGCGTCTTCATATCTTACTTCACGATCTTCAGAGTCAATATACCCGCTCGTCGCCGTAGGGTCAAGGCCGCGGGCGCACCCCTGAACCGAAATAGGACCTCACCACCAAGGCACGAAGACACAAAGCAGAAGGGATGAATCGGGAAGGGATGAAACAGGATTAAGGATGAAACCGGAAAGGCTGAATCAGGAAAGCCGGAGCCAGCATTCATCCTTCATCCATCCCTCCGCCTGCGCACGAGATCCCTGTGCCGTTTGACTAGTGGCAAATTGCCACTGTGCTCTAAGTTAATATGACAGGTTACCCCCTCCATGAAATCGCGACCAAGCTGGCGCGTGCCCTGCGCGTTATTGACATGAAGGGCGTCGTGGGTCATAATCAGGCGCATTTAGAAGGACAACGTGACGGCTGTCGTTGACCGACCTCAGACCGAGCCAGACACGAGGGGGATTACTGCGCCGATTCGGGTGCACCCGCCGGAGACTTCGCCCAAGATTCACGACTGGAGGACCACATGAACAGAAGCTTGCTGTGGCTGACCGCAGCCATCCTCGTGCCCGTTGCCGTCTTCGGCTCAGCCTGGGTCGGACAGGACCGGGTCAACCGCCCGGATGGCGACACGTGCGAACTCGCCCCGTTCATCGCTTGTGACGGCTCCGGTCGCCCTTGGGTTTGCTGGATGAGGAAGCCTTCTGATAGCTGTGTTCGCTGGACTCGGTGGACCGATGGCAAGTGGGACCAGGAGCAAGGAGTTGTGCCCAACCCGCCGAACCTGGCCTACTCATATCCTCACTCGATATGTTTCGACCGCGAAGGTGTGCCATGGATCGGACTGGGGAACTGGTACGAGAACAACACGTCCGACATGTTCTCCAGCCGCTGGAACGGCAGTACGTGGGGCTCGGAGATCCAAATAAACCCACCGGATTCCACCTTGTTAGAGTTCGCTCCGGTTATCAGTTGCGGTGGGGATCAGATGTGGTCTGTCTGGTACGGCGGCCCGAGCAGTACTGCGCCATACTCAGTATACGCCAGCCGCTGGAATGCTGTGAAGGGCGTCTGGGACTCGGTAATGCAGGTCAGTCCGCCGAATGGAAACAACCACTGGTGGTGCGACATGGCGGTCGATTCGATGGGAAGGCCTCACGTGGTGTGGACAGAAACCGAGCATCTTGCCGTCTACTACAGCTTCTACGATGGCACGCAATGGTCGGAGCCTCTGCTGTTGAATGACAGCAGTCGCGAGAAAGCTGCGGCCTGGACAGACCCGCACATCGCCATAGACCGCGACGGCATCCTGCACGTGGACTACACCGGCGTCCTCAATGGCGCTCCAGCCCGAGACGTATTCTACACACGAAACGACGGCTCAGGTTGGACACCCTCAGTCCGCGTCACGCAGGACACTGTCGTCAACTATGACGAGTGGTATTCTGACATAGCGGCTTCGAGTAGCGACAACGTCTGGATAGTGTTCATGAGACAGGGAGAAGGCTCGGACGAGTTCCGCCTCTACGCGGTTCACTTCGACGGTCAGTCGTGGTCGGAGGAGCAGCGACTGGACAACGGCTCGTCACTCGAAGACTGTGACCCAGCAGTCTGTCTGGACGCGTCTGGTTGTCCGTGGGTCATCTGGGACGGCGTGACCCCGGGCGCCAGTACTGACATCTTCTACAATCGTATCGCCGCTCCGTCAGCCATTCACGAGACCACGTCCGGGGCCGCGGTCCGCTTCCCGTCAGTTGTGTGCGGCGTGCTGCGCGTTCCGGCGTCGAGCGTGATGCGTGGAGCGTCCTGCGCCCTGCTCGACATCAGCGGCAGGGAGGTCCTGCAGTTGCACGCCGGCGCGAATGACGTGCGGGCGCTGGCTCCGGGGGTGTACTTTGTCAGAGGGGGGCTCGGGACTGGGGGCGAGGGGCTAGGGAAGACGCGCAAGGTCGTGGTGACGAGGTGAGCGGTAAGTAGGCAGTAGACGGTAGACAGAATGCAGGGAAGGGGCGGGCGCAAGCCCGCCCCTTACGCGGCGGAGAATCGGAGGACCTCAGGCGTTGGGGTAGAGGCGTCGAAGACATCGGTGCGGATTCGGGCGAGGACCGCGGAATCCAGACCGTGGTCGGGATGGGACGCGAAAGCGAGGCTAAGGCTCGCGTCTGCGCGGGCGGCGAGGCTTCGTGGCAGGCCGGTCGCGGGCAACGGGCGGTTCACCAAGCACTTCCGCCGGCGTGATTCTGCCCCGCTTGGTCCGGTCGAAGTCGGCGTCGAGGCTGACCAGGGTCAGGTCGTGTTTCTCCGCCGCCACATACTGATAGGCATCGTCGAAGTCCAGCCCCAGCTCCCCTGTTCTCACTGCGAGCGATACGACCTCGTCGGGGGTCAACCTGAGTAATGTCACCCCGCGGACAACGAGCAGGTCTTTCACGAACCGGGCGAGCGCTTCGCCCCGCTTGCGACTTACCAGAATTAGAGCGACCGAATGGAATGCGAAATCCGTGACATAGAGTGCGGCGTGAGGCGTCCGCTCGAAGAATTGTGCCACCTCATCGGCGCGCTCCTGGTTCAGGAGGAGTTCAAGCAGAACGCTGCTGTCTATGAGCAGGCGTGTTTCTTCCGCCATGCCGATATCGCGTGCTGCAGCTCAACCGATGTGAATTCGTCACGCATGTCACTCAATGCACCCCGCCAGTCGAGCTTCATCTTTCCAGCAGGTCGGGGGAGACGCGTATCCCTGACGAATCGCGCAAAGTCTCTGACCTCTGTCTGCAATTCCTCTGGAAGTTCCTTTGTTACTTCGACCACTTCATCAAGCGTCTTCATGTCTTACCTCACGATTTTCAGAGTCAATATACCCGCTCGTCGCCGTAGGGTCAAGGCCGCGGGCGCACCCCTGAACCTGGATAGGAACTCACGACCAAGGCACAAAGACACAAAGCAGAAGGGATGAATCGGGAAGGGATGAAATAGGATAAGGATGAAACCGGAAAGGCTGAATCAGGAAAGCCGAAGCCGGCATTCATCCTTCATCCCTCCGCCTTCATCTTTGGTGGACTGACGTCTTAGTGGTTCAATGTCGGAATCAGGGCATGGGCTGCGTCTTGACATGAAGGGCGTCGTGGGTCATAATGAGGCGCATTTAGAAGGACAACGTGACGGCTGTCGTTGACCGACCTCAGACCGAGCCAGACACGAAGGGGACTGCTGCGCCGATTCGGGCGCACCCGCCAGATACTTCACCCAAGGCCTACAACTGGAGGACCGTATGAAGAGAAACTTGCTGTGGCTGACCGCAGCCATGCTCTTGCCCGCTGCCGCACTCGGTCAGGGCTGGGTCGGGCAGCAAATGATCAATCGGCCCGACGGCGACACGTGCGAGCTAATGCCGGCCATTGCGTTCGACGCGGCAGGAGTCCCGTGGGTCGTCTGGGGTAGGAACTTGTCAGATACGACGTTGTTGTACTCCCGATGGGACGGCAGGCACTGGGCGCCCCAGAGTGGCGTCTGCGCCAACGCGCCCGGTGTTCACTGCGGGGTCGGCCCTTCGCTTTGCTTTGACAGTCGTGGCCGCGCCCGGGCGGCGTGGAGCAGCCAGAACAATGACAACTCCCTTGATGTGGGTTCCTCTTACTGGACTGGCTCAGCATGGAGTCCGGAAGTACAGGTTGACACGCCCGACGCCGACTCAATGGACGTCACGCCCAAGATTGCCTCAGGCGGCGGACAGGTTTGGTGCGTCTGGAACCACGCCGAGACACAGGTGTCTCCGTATTCCGTCTACGCGAGTCGCTGGGACGACAGTACCGACCGCTGGGAAGGCGAGTACTGTGTCAACCCGCCAAACGGCAACAACAACTGGTGGTGCGATGTTGCGGTGGATTCCGGAGGAAAGCCACACGTGGTCTGGACAGAAACCGAGCATCTTGCCATCTACTACAGCTTCTACGATGGTGCGCAATGGTCGGCGCCTTCGCTGGTGAACGACAGTAGTCGTGTGAGGGCTGTGGTTTGGCCGGCCCCGCGCATCGTCATAGACCGCGAAGGCATCCTGCACGTGAGCTACACCGGCGTCCTCAACGGAGACTCTGCCAGCGACGAGTTCTACACTCGAAATGATGGCTCAGGATGGACTCCCTCGGTACGCGTCACCCAGGATCCGGTCAATAACTGCGAGGACGAGTATTCTGACATCGCGGCTGACAGGAGTGACAACGTGTGGATAGCCTTCGAGAGAGATGGCGGCGGTTCGTACGCGGGCATCTACGCGGTTCACTTCGACGGCAAGTCGTGGTCAGGGGAACAGCGGCTGGACGATGACAGCGCGCACGGCGACGGCAGCGTGACGGTCGCGTTGGACCCGGCGGGGCTTCCGTGGGTCGCCTGGTGTGGGGTGACTTACAGCCAAGGTAACGACGATATCTACTGCAACCACTACTCGACTCCGCCAGCCATACACGAGACCAAGCACGGCGCGGCGACCCGCCTCCAGTCAGTTATCCGTGGGGTGCTGTGCGTTCCGGCATCGAGCGTGATGCGTGGAGCGTCTTGCGCCCTGCTCGACATCAGCGGCCGCCGTGTCCTCGACCTCCATCACGGCACGAATGACGTGCGGGCGCTGGCGCCCGGCGTGTACTTCGTCAGAGAGGGGCTAGGGACTAGGGGCGAGGGGCTAGGGAAGACGCGGAAGGTCGTGCTGACCGGTGGGCGGTAGAGAAGACAGTTTGCGGTAGACAGTAGACCAGGCGGGGCGGCCTTCGGGCCGCCCGCATCACTGTCGGGCGCGTCTCTTCGCATGAGTCCAATAAGACTCACGCGGGTTGATGGCCAAGAGATGGGATAAGTCCTTGGATTAGCGGCGGTTTGAGATGCTGGGCGAGTCGCCTTGGGGGTCGCCCCGGGAACGGTTCCCAGGGTGGTTCCGATGGCGGTTCGGCACATTACTTGGAGGGGGACTCTCGGAGAGACTTGGCGGG from bacterium carries:
- a CDS encoding deoxynucleoside kinase, encoding MRYICVEGPVGVGKTALAERLAQRLDAKLVKEAVEENPFLDKFYGDMRNYALQTQLFFLVARHKQQRELAQPDLFDENVVCDYLFDKDKIFAHLNLSEHELALYDSIYKFMAGEIPKPSIVVYLQARVEVLLARIKQRAREFEAAIDPQYLEELADAYNHYFMHYDAAPVLIVNTERLDFVANREDFEDLFRAIEDTTTGRRFYSPRGKGR
- the panB gene encoding 3-methyl-2-oxobutanoate hydroxymethyltransferase — translated: MYTAPIQPDKLTTVRIVRKKAKAERIVCLTAYDYPSALILDQAGVDLILVGDSAANVIYGMPTTLTIGMDEMVYHTRAVTAGVKRALVVSDMPFLSYQVSIEEAVANAGRLLKAGAEAVKVEGAGPVVPAIKRLVELGIPVMGHLGLTPQSVHRLGGYRLQARKAVDQERLLADARALEEAGCFAIVLEKIPAEVAGRVTKELRIPTIGIGAGPNCDGQVLVLHDMLGMFDTPPLKFVKQYAQLAGEIRKAVAAYAEDIRSGKFPGEEHTFHIEK
- the panC gene encoding pantoate--beta-alanine ligase; translated protein: MRVVKSVAAMQRIARDLKRRGRIGLVPTMGYLHEGHLRLVRAARRQSDFVVVSIFVNPMQFGPKEDYRRYPRDFGRDRRLLQSAGADFIFCPGVEEMYPDGFATFVEVERLGEGLCGKSRPGHFRGVTTVVTKLFNTVLPDVAVFGAKDAQQAFVIRRMTRDLGFQTRIEILPTARESDGLAMSSRNVYLTPVQRAEAPALHRSLVLARHMIEQGEREAAKVKAAMRRLIKRESDGRIDYVEIVDTDELRQVRTIDGEVLVALAVFFDKTRLIDNVIVRG
- a CDS encoding MFS transporter is translated as MPALSESHESNGSRGFASVLRIRNFALLTTSCSVAQLGDRLTHMLLITVIAASEPGKLMAYSAGSLAFVLPTIIIAPIAGVLVDRWDKRKVLAYVHILQAVLWVAAAFLIIALKSFAPFWVALFVFFGLDVFNNTSVPALIPRLVAPRKLLMANSVNMTLCRIATIIGMVAGGFLIKWAGWKYGLFINASTHLISGLFVLAIAGVYVAQRSAPGASRRGGSGDSPTEREDARYSPHFRSPSGLIAQAFRQLYHDLGEVIRVVGRDKLVAFVMASFVVTMFISSVSYTVLIYIVQQVLKLGTGGVGIFAGVLAVGMVGGGASIGLIRRRINQPMVVVGVVLLFGLLFLASPWLITIWFMVVIALVAGVAFSWLGVVQNTMLQEEVPDSIRGRIFSTREFITNATFLLTTVLVGALGDLTSYRMVLVAFGAVLSVLAVVGWVFVRGMQEQAKAKV
- a CDS encoding DUF2281 domain-containing protein; amino-acid sequence: MKTLDEVVEVTKGLPEELQTEVRDFARFVRDTRVPRPAGKMKLDWRGALSDMRDEFTSVELQHAIAAWRKKHACS
- a CDS encoding PIN domain-containing protein — its product is MAEETRLLIDSSVLLELLLNQERADEVAQFFERTPHAALYVTDFAFHSVALILVSRKRGEALARFVKDLLVVRGVTLLRLTPDEVVSLAVRTGELGLDFDDAYQYVAAEKHDLTLVSLDADFDRTKRGRITPAEVLGEPPVARDRPATKPRRPRRREP
- a CDS encoding DUF2281 domain-containing protein; translation: MKTLDEVVEVTKELPEELQTEVRDFARFVRDTRLPRPAGKMKLDWRGALSDMRDEFTSVELQHAISAWRKKHACS